The Flavobacteriales bacterium region CTACGGTAGATATGCCGATGAAGATGGTAACCTTATCATTAACTTCATTAGTGGAAACGACATTACTGGTGGTAACTCTGGTAGCCCTGTACTGAATGCTTATGGCGAATTGATAGGTACAGCCTTTGATGGCAACTGGGAAGCTATGAGTGGCGATATCGCTTTTGAAAACGATATACAACGTACCATTTCGGTAGATGCACGATACATTATGTTCATCATAGATAAGTTTGCTGGTGCTACTCACCTCATTGACGAGATGACCATTGCCCCAAACCGACCACGACCACTAAGTGCTGAAGAACAAGCAGCTAAAGATGCTGAAGACGCTATGAACGATCCGCTAACCATAGTAAACAAACTCAGTACGATTAACTATTTGGGTCAGGAAATTCCTGTTATTAAAATGCACTCTTTTGGCTCTGCCTTTGATTTGGCAGTCGCTCAGTTTGGTAGTGATTCCAACACTTTATTCTATTGGAGAGGTACGGTTTATACCACTGAAAAAAGATAATAATATTCCATTACCATATTAAAAAGCCTCACCAATTTGGTGGGGCTTTTTTATGCTCTAGACACAACCTTAGCTTAGCTCTGCTAATCTATCTCCACCCAATAGCTATCGAAACAAGAGGAGTGAAAAGGTGTTTTTACATAATTATTTGGTAATGGATTCTAACGTATGGCTTTGATAACTGTAATTACTAGGTACTATGTATGAGACACATTTTGGACTCCGCTTTTGTCGGAAAGTCAATTTACAATATGGGTTAGCACGCTTTTTGGGCAGTAAACCAATAAATTGATAAGATGCATTTATTAAATATGCCTCCTCTTCAGCTGTTAAAAGTATCTCATTAACGGAATCCGGGGTGTTAATTAATAAAGCTTCAAATTCACATATATATGATGAATTGAAATAAAAGGTAAAATAGTCGTATTGACTTGTATCAACAGAGCCTAAACAGTCTTTAATCTGTTTTGGTTTAGTGATATAGCCAGGGTTTCCATTATCTTGTAAACTGCACCACCCATTTCCATCTAAAATAAGGTCGTAATCTAAATCCAAGGTGTCGGCTTGTTCTTCTTACCCCAATAGACATACTGGCAGCAGCAATAATAGAAGTAGTTTTTTCATTCTTTCTTGGCTTTGAGTTAATGATTAAACAAACTTGCTATAAGTACAACGAATATAATGTTTTTGTGTTATATGTCGCTTTTCTGTACTTTAGACCAATGAAACTTATAACCATAGATGACTTTATAGATGTCTATTCTAAAAGTAAACAAAGAGGAATAGAATATCTACTTTCTAAATTGACGTTCAGTCAAATGTCTAGAACTAAAAGTGCCTTCAATCAACAAAAAATCATTCATTCTAATTGGTGGATAGTCCCAATGGTTAGAAAACGTTGGAATAGCTTAATCAGTGGCGACGAAAATCAGACTTATGAGGAGTATATGATGACTAAAATACTCCACAATGAAAAAAAGCTAAAACTATTATCGATTGGAAGTGGAGTTTGTAGCCACGAATTAAAATTGGCTGAGTACAACAATTTTGAAGAAATTGTATGTGTGGATTTAGCACAAAATCGACTAAATGAAGCTAAAGAAGTCGCCCTGAGCAAAGGGCTTAAAAATATGCATTTCGTATGTGCAGACTTCTTCAAACACCATTTTAAAAATGAGTATTATGACATCGTATTTTTTCATCAGTCTCTACATCATTTTAAGCATGTTGAGCATTTGCTCACAACAAAAATTTCTAATTGCTTAAAACCTAATGGTAAAGTTGTTATTAATGAATTTGTTGGACCTAGCAGAATGCAACTCCCAAAAAATCAAATCAAAGCAATAAACAAAGCTTTAAAAATTATTCCTAAACAATTTAGAAGTCGTTTTAAAACGGGGCAAGTAAAAAATAACTTTTACGGTTCTGGTGTTTTACGAATGATTTTGGCTGACCCTTCAGAATGTATTGATTCAGCTAATATTTTGCCGAGTTTACACAAGTATTTTAACCCACTTGTTGAAAAAGGTTTTGGGGGAGATATCCTAATGCATGTACTAAAAGATATCTCTCATCATTTTGTTGATACTGACCAAGAAAAAGAAAAAATACTTAATGCCTTGTTTGAATTTGAAGATAACTACTTAAAGTCGAATAAGTCCGATTTTGTTTTTGGAATCTATCAGAAAAAGTAGCTTTTAATACGCCCTTTCGTTTTTCCCTTCTATGTAGTTGATAAAAGATTTATTGACGACTCTATTGCCCCCCGTAGTTGGATAGTTGCCCGTAAAGTACCAATCGCCTTGGTGGTCGGGACAAGAGGCGTGCAAATCACTAATCTTTTGATAAATGATATTGACTTTAGCGTTAATGTTGTCTGGAGTCAATAGCTGGGCTATTTTCTTAGATATCTGAACAGCACTAAAAGGAGCATAGATGGCTTGTACGTAATTTTCTACTTGCTCATCGTCATCACAACAGTTCAAACAGTTTTGATATACCTCATCTATAATGTGCTCTTGCCCACTTTCTTTCAGTAAGGTAATGGCGGCTTGAAAAGCAATGAAATCGCCCAACTTAGCCATATCTATACCGTAGCAATCGGGATAACGTATTTGTGGGGCAGAAGATACGATGATAATTTGCTTAGGGTTAAGCCTATCCAAAATGCGTAAAATACTTTGTTTGAGAGTCGTTCCTCTGACAATGCTATCGTCAATCATAACGAGGTTATCCGTAGACTTAACCGTGCCGTAGGTAATGTCATAAACGTGAGCCACCAAATCGTCTCTACTATCGTCTTGTGTAATGAAAGTACGGAGTTTAGCATCTTTAATAGCAATTTTTTCGGCACGAATACTAGATGACATAATTCTTGTAATGTCTTCTTGAGTAGGGTTGTCTAAAGCTAGTATTTCCTTGGTTTTTTCTACATTCAAAGCCTCGTTCATACCCTTCATCATACCATAAAAAGAGACTTCTGCCGTATTAGGAATAAAAGAAAATACAGTGTTTTTTAAGTCGTTGTTTATGGTTTTGAGTATAGTAGGACACAGACGTTTCCCCAAGTTCATACGTTCTTGATAAATGTCTTGGTCATTGCCTCTAGAAAAATAGATGCGCTCGAAAGAACAGGCCTTACGTTCCAATTGTGGCTTGACCGAAACCATAGCATAACTACCGTCTTTTTTGACTACTAGAGCATGCCCTCGTTCTATCTCTTTTATACTTTCTGCTGGGACATTAAAAGCCGTTTGTATGACAGGTCTTTCAGAAGTGGCTACTATTATTTCATCATCGATATAGTAGTAGGCTGGTCGTATTCCTGCTGGGTCTCTCAACACAAAAGCATCGCCATGTCCGAACATTCCACACATAACATATCCGCCGTCCCAATGCTTAGCCGAATTGGTCAATACATCTTGTATGTCTAGCTCTTCAGCAATCACTTTAGAAATTTCTTTCTTGCTGTATTCGTCTCGTTTATCGTAATAGATTCTGTCGTTTTCTTCGTCTAAAAAATGCCCTATCTTCTCTAAGATAGTTACTGTGTCGGCCTTTTCCTTGGGGTGTTGCCCTATCTCTACCAACTGATTGAAAAGTTCGTCCACATTGGTCATGTTGAAGTTTCCCGCTAAGACCAATGAACGTGTTCGCCAATTACTTTGACGCAAAAAAGGATGGCACTGCTCAATGCCATTTCCACCATAAGTGCCATAACGCAAATGCCCCAAAAGCATCTCACCAGTAAAAGCGACGTTTTCTTGCAACCACTTGATATCATTGAACTTTTGTGGGTCGGTTTTCATCAATTTTACAAATCGCTTGTTAACGTATTCGAATAAATCTTGAATGGGTTTGTTGGCATTAGAACGGTGACGACTAATATATCGACTGCCTAAAGGAACATCTAGGTTTATAGTCGCTAAACCTGCTCCATCTTGACCTCTATTGTGTTGCTTTTCCATAAGCAAACACATTTTGTTAATTCCGTATAGGGGAGTGCCATATTTTTCAGCGTAGTACTCTAGTGGCTTTCTCAGTCTTAAAAAAGCTATTCCACATTCGTGCTTAATGGCATCACTCATAGAGGTACATATTTGAACGGCAAATGTAAGTCATTTCTTACAAAAAATTAGATTTTTTCATGCCCAACCAATCCAGCACATTTTTACACCAAATATCTTGTCCCTCTTGTTGGCTTAACACCCCAATCTCAACAGCATAATCCAAAACTCTACCAGGGTATGAAGTGCCTACACCTTCCATTTCTCCTAAAGGGTAAGGGTCGTCTAAACCCATCATTATTTGACTAGCTCCCACCCGTTTTTTGAGTAAGTCAAGGGTATAAGAATCGTGTACCAAAGTATCGAAAAATAGATTTTTGTGTCCCAATGTTTTTCTGGGGTCTTCCATTTCTGCGAAGATGTCAGGACGACCGTCAAAGCCTTGTATCCTTCTACCATAATTGGCAATACCTAACATGCCTCCATGGGCAAAGCTAGTACGTATATTGGGGAATTTATTGGGCAAGTTTCTAAGTGTGAAAAGGTGTAAGGTATCAGCACATTGCGCCATCATCCACACCAAATGAAAACGCCAATATTGATTTTTTAATGCTATCATTTTCTCCCCATCGTAAGGGTGTATCTGAACAGCTAATCCGTATTTATTGGCCAATTCGTATATGGGGTCAACATCGGATTCGGCAGTAGATAACCACTCGCCTTTGGCATTTAAAAAATGGGTAGGCAAACAAAGTACTTTTAAACCCAATTGTACACATCGCTCAATTTCCTTGAGTGCAAAGTCCATAT contains the following coding sequences:
- a CDS encoding class I SAM-dependent methyltransferase yields the protein MKLITIDDFIDVYSKSKQRGIEYLLSKLTFSQMSRTKSAFNQQKIIHSNWWIVPMVRKRWNSLISGDENQTYEEYMMTKILHNEKKLKLLSIGSGVCSHELKLAEYNNFEEIVCVDLAQNRLNEAKEVALSKGLKNMHFVCADFFKHHFKNEYYDIVFFHQSLHHFKHVEHLLTTKISNCLKPNGKVVINEFVGPSRMQLPKNQIKAINKALKIIPKQFRSRFKTGQVKNNFYGSGVLRMILADPSECIDSANILPSLHKYFNPLVEKGFGGDILMHVLKDISHHFVDTDQEKEKILNALFEFEDNYLKSNKSDFVFGIYQKK
- a CDS encoding amidophosphoribosyltransferase, whose amino-acid sequence is MSDAIKHECGIAFLRLRKPLEYYAEKYGTPLYGINKMCLLMEKQHNRGQDGAGLATINLDVPLGSRYISRHRSNANKPIQDLFEYVNKRFVKLMKTDPQKFNDIKWLQENVAFTGEMLLGHLRYGTYGGNGIEQCHPFLRQSNWRTRSLVLAGNFNMTNVDELFNQLVEIGQHPKEKADTVTILEKIGHFLDEENDRIYYDKRDEYSKKEISKVIAEELDIQDVLTNSAKHWDGGYVMCGMFGHGDAFVLRDPAGIRPAYYYIDDEIIVATSERPVIQTAFNVPAESIKEIERGHALVVKKDGSYAMVSVKPQLERKACSFERIYFSRGNDQDIYQERMNLGKRLCPTILKTINNDLKNTVFSFIPNTAEVSFYGMMKGMNEALNVEKTKEILALDNPTQEDITRIMSSSIRAEKIAIKDAKLRTFITQDDSRDDLVAHVYDITYGTVKSTDNLVMIDDSIVRGTTLKQSILRILDRLNPKQIIIVSSAPQIRYPDCYGIDMAKLGDFIAFQAAITLLKESGQEHIIDEVYQNCLNCCDDDEQVENYVQAIYAPFSAVQISKKIAQLLTPDNINAKVNIIYQKISDLHASCPDHQGDWYFTGNYPTTGGNRVVNKSFINYIEGKNERAY
- a CDS encoding amidohydrolase family protein, which encodes MRINGHGHILPEPSQIPKFMKDKKLFWIDEDKKFMRQGDWSRPISDPSFFIKEKIEWMRKYQIDHSVMLCLSQLYCNGWDQQDCFDAIRFQNDFNASVQADHPDKFTCGFVVQPLYMDFALKEIERCVQLGLKVLCLPTHFLNAKGEWLSTAESDVDPIYELANKYGLAVQIHPYDGEKMIALKNQYWRFHLVWMMAQCADTLHLFTLRNLPNKFPNIRTSFAHGGMLGIANYGRRIQGFDGRPDIFAEMEDPRKTLGHKNLFFDTLVHDSYTLDLLKKRVGASQIMMGLDDPYPLGEMEGVGTSYPGRVLDYAVEIGVLSQQEGQDIWCKNVLDWLGMKKSNFL